The sequence ttttttttcattAGCATAATGCATAACTTTTgcaaaaatgaaatgcaaatatcCACCTATCTTATTCCATCATAATGTGTGAGACATAGTTCTAAACCTTTgttagttttgaaatattttaattggtAACATAAACTGTTactccatacttttttttttttttaactttttggtgcTTTATGGATATCAAGCTTTTACACTTTCTTCAGTTAATATCTGACATTTTATTGAAATGAATATAAAAGTGGAGTGAGCATAatctaaatataattatttagggGGTTGGTAAAATATGCCCTGTGGGTCAAATCCACCTATTTCCATGATAAATTTCTAGTGGAATACAGGCACacttattcttttacatattgtctatggctgctctcATGTTCATTATCTTtcccctttaagaaaaagtttgcccaTCCCTGATTTAGAGGAAAAATGATTCTATCTTTATTTCCTTGCTAATCATTGACATAAATTCTATATATTTATCATATGCCATAGATAAGTGAATTTGCATGCCTACCACGTGTCAAGCACTATGCTAGGGATATAAAGACAAAACTTTGTGTTTACGGTTTAACAATAGCTCTAAGacggttaataaaaaaaaattctgggaagCCCCTAAAGGTATACCTAAGAACaaatacaggtttttttttttttttttttttttaacatctttattgaagtataattgccttacaatagtgtgttagcttctgctttataacaaagtgaatcagttatacatatacaatatgttcccatttctcttccctcttgcatctccctccctccaaataCAGGTTTTATACTGAGGTGACACAATTCATTCGTGACACTTTGACTTGGGGAAAATGTGGGTTTTTCTGAACCTTAATCATGCTATTATTGTAGTATAAAATTGAGTCAGTGGTGCTCATAATTAGGTCCAAAGtaaagttttcaaaaaattaCCCATAAAATTTATGGAAAAACATATCTGAAATTTCCACTTCGTTTTGCCAAATAAGCCTGGGGCTGAGGTTGTTCATCCAAAATCCCATTAACTCATTAACTAGTAACTCAGGGTTCTTGTTTATGATGTTTGCGAGGATGTCCCTTGAAGAACATCTCTTGCGTGTCTCTGTGGTCCCCAAGGCCTCCTGAAATGATGAGAGCACAACCACAAACATGGTGatttaattcaataaatgtttattgagggcCTACCATGTGCAAAGCAATCTCCTGGTCCAGTGGGGGCTATAAGGCTGTATGAGAGGGGGCTCCTGCCTTTCAGAAATTCAAAATTTCCCAAGCTGGGGGATCGCTAATCAGAGCATTCCATAACTTTTGGAGAAGTGTCTGGGTGTTGAAAAAGTTACCAAAGTCCTGCTGTCCGGCCAGCTCCTGATCTGTTTTTACCCCAGTTCATTTCATATATCAAGCTATTtatggctttgttttgtttgctttttgtttttgtttttggctgcaccatgcgggATGCGGGATCTTATCgatagtttcctgaccagggatcgaactcgtgcttcctgcagtggaagcgtggagtcttaaccactggaccgccctgGAAGTCCCACTATTTTTGGATCAGGATCATTAAACACGGGTCTTCACAAATCTGGCTTAAATGTATGAAGGAAGACCCGAAGGGAAGTATACATTGTATTTTCTTAAAGAGTGTACAAACGAGATCACAACATTTGTGAGCTAGAAGGAGAAGCCTTAGAGACCATTTGAGACCTAAGCTTATGCACGGTTCTCAAGGTTGCATCCTTTGGAAGAGGCCGTGACCccgcctccttcctcccctcctctcccataGTGCACACAGCACCCAGTTTCTTGGTGTCAGTTTTCAGCAGCTGGAAAAGAGAGATAATAGTCACCATGCAGAGTTGCCAGCTTTAGTAATTCTAGTTCCTGGAATCAAGGACAGGAAGCCTTTTAGTCATTTGCACACCCTAACTTTGCTAGCTTCTAGTGAATAAATCATTTAACTGCCAGCTAATTACAGTATTGGAAAGTTTACATCAGTCATCTTTTTATGGAACCTCTTGATGGACGATTCTGGAGATTAAAACTCTTGACAATTTCCATGATCTAAAAAAGGAAAGCTGACCTAGAGAAATATGGGACAAAAGATCAGCATTTCAGAAGTCTCAAGCAGCAATGGGATCTTACACAGTAGCCTATTTAAAGTGGTGATTTGAACACTTAGATTAAGTTCCTGGAAAAAGACAGAAATGTGACTTTGGTCACAAGCAGTGccattttattgaatgaatgataaTTTTGCACTTTCTAAGTACCATGCACTTGCTTCCAggtaacaaccctatgaggcaggtactattgTTATGCCACTTCACACATGAAGAAGCCCCGCTCCAGGTCCTGGCTCTCCAGTGCCGCCCGGGCCTTCCCTCGGGGTTCCAGGCGCCGCTTCTGGCCGCGCATCCCGGGGAACGGCGCCCGCACCCGGCAGCGCGCCCCCGCGGCCGGCGGGAACGCGGGAGCGGCGCCCACGTGCCGCCGGGAAGAGGCCGCCCGGGCCGCGCCAAGATGGCGGCGGCCGCGGCCGCAGCGGCGTCGGTTGGCAGCGGCCCGTGAGGCGGGCGGGGCCGGTGGCGCGGAGGCGGGGTCCCGGGCAAGCCGCCCTGGGAGGCGGGGGCCGTTTCCATAGCGGCGGCAGGAGGTGTCGCGCCGGGGAACTTCCTGGTTCCAGGGCTCGGCTTCGCCGGGATCCTCTTGGAAGGGAAACAATGGGGCGGAGGGCACTGCAGTAGCCGCCGCCGCGCCGGGACCTCCTGGGCCCCCGGGACTCCCCGCGCTGCCTCCGCCGACGGGACCGTCCGGAGGTaagttctttttctcctctcccccagccagGGGCCGGCGGCGGTGGGGCTCGGCGCGTTTCCTCCAGGCAGGGACTCGGAGTTGGCCCCGGGGAGCCGGACGCCGCCATTCCCGGCCCCAGGGGAGGTGGACGGAGCAGCGCTCCCCGTCCCCGCCCTCCAGGGGGGCCGGCTCCGGAAACGAGCGCGGCCGCCCTGGCCCCTACCCCCTGGAACCTGGACGGCAGCGTGCTGCGGGTGTGATTGGCAGGTTGGCGGGCGCCGGGTAGGGGGCGCAGGGGGCGTGCGGGGAGGGTCTGGCGGGGCCGGCGCGGGAGGGGACCTGCCGACCGGTGAACGGGGGCTCTGGAAGGGGCGGGGGTCGGCCAGGTCCGGGGGGAGGGGAGACccgctgcctccccctcccccccgagCAAGTTTCGGTCCCCTGGAGACGTGTCTCCCTTGCAAGTTTCAGTTGCGTCCTCCAGAGTCCAAGTGGGCAGGACTGAGGCAAACTTCGTTCTTTTAAATTATTGCCTTCCTGCCGCGGGACTTCGTTTCGACTAGGCAAGGGCAGGATGGGGTGAATGAGGGCTTTGGAGAGGCTGGAAATCTCTGCGCCTTTGCAGA comes from Balaenoptera ricei isolate mBalRic1 chromosome 2, mBalRic1.hap2, whole genome shotgun sequence and encodes:
- the LOC132356283 gene encoding LOW QUALITY PROTEIN: uncharacterized protein LOC132356283 (The sequence of the model RefSeq protein was modified relative to this genomic sequence to represent the inferred CDS: inserted 3 bases in 2 codons); this encodes MAASGSPGPTPSPXPGGNAPSPTAAGPWLGERRKRTYLRTVPSAEAARGVPGXPRRSRRGGGYCSALRPIVSLPRGSRRSRALEPGSSPARHLLPPLWKRPPPPRAACPGPRLRATGPARLTGRCQPTPLRPRPPPSWRGPGGLFPAARGRRSRVPAGRGGALPGAGAVPRDARPEAAPGTPREGPGGTGEPGPGAGLLHV